TATTTGTCCCAATGGCCCGAGGCTTCCCACAGGGCACGGTCCACAAGCTGGGGCGTACGCACTTCCTCATAACCATAGCGCGTCTGGATACGACGCATATAGTCCTGAAGCACAGTGTATAGACGCCAGCCCTTCGCGTGCCAGAAAATCTGCCCTACCGCCTCTTCCTGGATATGGAACAGATCCATCTCGCGGCCGATACGGCGGTGGTCGCGCTTTTCTGCCTCTTCCAGCTGGTGCAGATAGGCGTCGAGTTCCTTCTGATCGCGCCAGGCCGTGCCATAGATACGCGTCAGCATGGGGTTACGATGGTCGCCGCGCCAATAGGCGCCTGCCACCTTCATGAGCTTGAACGCCGTGCCGATATCGCCGGTGCCGCGCATATGCGGCCCACGGCACAGATCGAGCCAGGCCCCCTGACGATAGATCGAGATGGTCTCGCTCTCGGGCAGATCACGGATCAGTTCCGCCTTGAAGCGCTCACCCTTCTCCTCGAAGAAGGCAATGGCCGCGTCACGATCCCATTCTTCACGCTCGAACGGCGCATTGGCCGCGATAATCTCACGCATCTTGGCCTCGATCGCCTCGAAATCCTCGGGCGTGAAAGGCTGATTGCGGAAGAAATCGTAATAGAACCCGTCCTTGATGGAGGGGCCAATCGTCACCTGCGTGCCGGGCCAGAGCGCCTGCACGGCTTCGGCCAGCACATGGGCGGTATCATGGCGGATCATCTCCAGAACGATATCGTCCTTGCGCGTGATGAAGCGCAGCTCTGAATCCTCGGCAATAGCCGTCGAGAGATCGACCAGCTTGCCATTCAGGCTCATCGCAACGGCAGCACGCGCCAGACCGGGACCGATCGAAGCCGCGACTGCCGTGCCAGTCGTGGCACCGTCGAACGTGCGAACGGAACCATCGGGCAGGGTAATGGCAGGCATGGAGATGCGCTCCTGGCGTAAGAGATAAGTTGAGCTGTTCTAATGGCCCCAGTTAAGGCAGGCCGCAACCCTGGAAACGTCAAGCCTGCGCAGATCATCGACGGCCAGAATACGCACCTGACCTGGCGCGCACCCAACCGGCGCCGTCAGACGCGGGTTACTTTCACCCGAAAACAGAACAAGAGACCGGCAACCCATCGCAGCCGCCAGATGCATCGGGCCTGTATCATTACCAACCGCCAGAGCGGCGCGCGCGAAGATCCCCCCTAGCGAAAGCAGATCCGTCTGTCCTGTCAGGTCGAGCATGGCGGGCACCTGAGCCTTGATCGTTTCGGCCAGACCGGATTCGCTGGCTGCGCCGATCATGACGACATGCAGGCCCGATGCGAGCAGCTCATGCGCCAGAGCCGCGTAATGGCTGGCCGGCCAGCGTTTGGCGGGTCGATGAGGGGCCGCCCCCGGCACGATGACCGCATAGGGGGCAAGCAGATCGGGCCCACCACGCCCCAGCCACTCCAGATCCGTGCAGGGCAATTCAGGCACACCCAGCCGCGCCAGCTGATCACGCTGTCGCGCCACGCTGTGCATGGCATCACGATAGGGGTTGTCGTGAAAGAATGTCCCATCCGGCGCAATCCCGCACCAGCGTTTCTGCCCGGCCAGACGCTGATACCGGGTACTGCGCCCTGATGTCTGCAGATCAATCACCAGATCATGCCCGCGCAGGGTGCGACGCAGGGCCATCACGCCGCGCAAGTCCGACCAGCGCGGTCGCGCATCGACGGTCACATGATCGAACCACGGACTGGCCTTGGCCAGCGGCGCAAACGGCGTGGTGGTCATCAGGGTGATCTCTGCCTCGGACCAGTGCGTCCTGATGGCGGCAAAGGGGGCGAAGGCCTGCACGAAATCACCCAGCGCGCCGAGCTTGATCACGAGTATACGAAACATCCCTCCATCCTAGCCGAGGGCGCGCTGCGATGATACGCCATCTGTCTGCTCTCCCGGCGTCAGGCCATGCCCGGACCCGTGTCGCCCCGCAAGCAGGACCAGAATCCGGTGCAGGAACCCCCCATGTCCGACAATCCTTCCCACATCCTTTCCTTCGGCAGCGTCAATATCGACATCACCGCCCGCGCCGAGCGCATCCCCCATCCGGGCGAAACGGTCCATGCCGCAAGCTACGCCATTGGGCTTGGTGGCAAGGGGGCCAATCAGGCCGCTGCCGCAGCGCGTCTCGGACAGGGCTGCGGGCTGAACGTTTTCATGGCAGGCCGCACCGGCACCGATAATTTCGGTGCCATGGCGCGCAAGCTTCTCACCCCTTTTGGCGTCGATCTCAAAGCCCTGCGAGAGGACACCGCTCACCCGACAGGCGTTGCGCTGATCACGGTTGATGAAAAGGCCGAGAACATCATTACCGTCGCAGGCGGTGCCAATATGGCGCTCGACAGCAGTGATGTCGCCGCCCATCAATCCCTGATCGAACAGGCATCGGTGCTGCTTCTTCAGCTCGAAATTCCTCTCGCCCTCACAATCGAAATCGCCGAGACTGCGAGGCGCGCAGGAACGCTTGTGATTGTCGACCCGGCCCCCACCCCGGCCGATGGCCTGCCTGAGGCCCTGTGGCGCGCTCTCGATATCGTCACCCCCAACGAAACCGAAACGCGCCTTCTGACTGGCATCTACCCTGAAACGCAGGAAGACGCTGCGCGGGCTGCGCGCAAATTGCAGGCCCTTGGTGCCACCCATGCACTGGTCAAGATGGGGGCAAGAGGGGTGTATTATCTCAGCGGTGATCGGGAAGGCTTTGTCCCCCCTTATCCGGTCAAGGCCATCGACACTGTCGCAGCAGGCGATTGTTTCAACGCCGGTCTCGCCGCGGCCCTTACCCTGGGCAAGCCGTTCGACGAAGCGGTGCATTTTGCTGCAGCCTGCGGTGCGCTCGCGACCACGCGGCTTGGCGCTGCCGAATCAGCGCCGCACTGGCACGATGTTACAGCGATGGTTGAGAACAGACCGGCTACCTGACCAAAAGACAGGTCGAAGCTCCGGGGCGACGGACCACGCGGTCCGTCTCCTGGTTTATGGGCCTTGAACCCGGGCTGACGCCAGGTCAGTCCTGATCGGGGTCAGCGTCGAGAACGGCCTCGTCCTGTCTTGCCAGATAGGCTTCGTGGCCGTCCGGGGCGAGGGTAATCACACGGTCCCAGTCCTGGCGCGCCTGCCCGTATTGCCGCAGGCGCACATTCAGGATCCCGCGCTCCAGCAGGGCCTCGACATCATCGGGCGATAGGGCCAGCGCCCGATTGGCATCTGCCATCGCTTTCGCGCTCTGCCCTAGATAACGATAGGCGGTAGCGCGGACCACGAAAGCACCGACCAGATAGGGGTCTGGCACAGCATCAGGTTTTACCACCGCCGGTGCCGCGGGTGGCACAGCCGGACCGTCACCCGGCAGGGCGCCAAGAGCGGTGATCGTTTCTGCAAAATGCCCCTGCATCGACAGGCTGCGAGCCAGAAGCACCCTGCGCCCAAGCGGCCCGGAATAATGCGACAATGCCTGCCGCGCCGCACGTTCCGCTGCTTTTCCGTCCCCTGCCAGCAACCAGGCTGCGGCCGCCTGCTCGGCAAAAACGGCACGCTCACCGGTGTCCCCACCATGCCCGTCCTGCGCGGTAGCGGCATGCGAAGGCAAGGCAGGCCCTGCCGGCACCGATGCACCATGCCCTTGCTGGCCTTTTCCACCCTGAATGGCGGCGGGGGCCTCCGGCGCTGCCAGACCCTCGAACTCCGTCGCGGCATCCCGATAGGCGCCAAGTGCCAGATCTGCCTGCGCCAGACACTCATGCGCGCTGCGCCCCCCGCCATGATGCAGCCAGTCCTGCGCCGTTTCCTGCACCAGATCGGGGGTATCGGGTAACGGTGCCAGGCAATGCGCAAGGGTTTGCGGCGGGGAATAGGCCAGTGCCCCCCCTGCCCAAAGGCCACTCCCTATCGCCAAGGCACCAAAAGCATGTTTCATACCTTGTGAATTGGCGCGGCATCGCGCCAGCGGTCAAGCGCGAATGGGAGCTTTCATGCCACCTCACCTCGTTATTCTGGGTCAGGGCTATTCTGCCAGTGCCGTTGTCGCGCCTGCCAAGGCCAAAGGCTGGCAGGTGACCGGTACGAAACGCGCGCCCGAGCCGGACTCGACTCTGCTCGCTTTCGATGCCGCCGGAGAGGCTTTGCATGAGGCCACCCATGTGCTGATCAGCGCGCCACCCTCCGAGGCGGGCGACCCGGCACTGCTTCGCTATGAAGACGTGCTGCGCGAGGCGCCCCATCTGCGCTGGATCGGCTATTACTCAACCACCGGCGTTTATGGCGACCGTCAGGGTGGCAGCGTTGATGAAACCACGCCCGTCGCTCCCGGTCAGTCGCGCAGCCGTGCCCGCGTGCAGGCCGAGCAGGACTGGCAGGCGCTTGCACGCGACCGCCAGATCGCCTGCGATATCATGCGGCTTGGCGGCATATATGGCCCCGGGCGCTCGGCGTTCGACACGCTGCGCTCAGGCAAGGCCAGGCTGGTCGATGCACCCGGTCACCTGTTCAGCCGCATCCACCGCGACGATATCGCCGGTGCCACGCTTGCAGCAATGGCCACGGCCTCTCCTGCCTCATCCCGCATCCTGAATTTCGTCGATGACTGTCCCAGCCCTCAGGCCGATGTGTTCGAGGAAGCCGCACGTCTCAGCCATCATCCCCTCCCCCCCAGAGTAAGCCTTGAGGCCGCCTGGGCAGAACTGAGCCCGATGGCCCGCAGCTTCTGGTCAGAGAGGCGCGTGGTGAAAAGCAGGCTGACACAGCAACATCTTGGGCGGTCCTGGCTCTACCCGAGCTATCGCGAAGGACTGGCTGCCATTTACGCCTCTGAAACACCCTGAATGGCAAAAGGCTCTGCGCGTGATACGCCCTGCAGGCCTTCTGACACACACACCGGAGATGAGAGGCTAAGAGCATTGATGAGAGTGGCGCTTTGAGACACATGTTTTCGGCAAAAAAAACATTCCGGACTGGCAACCCTGTTCACGGATACGCTAAGCCGGAAGCGCCCATGATTATGTCCCGTTTTCTCCGCCCGCTTCTGCCTGCGCTTTGCGCCATCATGCTGCCTTGCCTGCTGACGGGCTGCATCACCATCGGGCCGACACGTCTGTCGCACGACCAGCTTGATTATTCGCGCGCGCTGGGCGAGGCCGAGAAGCATGCGATGCTTCTTAACATCATACGCATACGCTATGCCGACCCGCCGACCTTTCTCGATACCACACAGGTCATCGCGGGCTATCAGTTCAATCGCTCGGTCAATGGCGGGTTCAACGCCTTCCCCTCTGGCGTGGGAAGCTATCTCTTCGGCAGCGGCACTGCCACGCTGCAGGAAAGCCCGACCTTTACCTACCAGCCCGAAACCGGGCAGCAATATGCAGAAAACGTCATCCGGCCCATCTCGCCGGTGGTCATCATGCCGCTCAGTCTCGGTGGCCTGCCCATCGACACGCTTCTGCGCCTGACGGCGCAGTCGATCGATGGATTGTCCAATGTCCGCGCCCTTGGCGCAGGCCCGACGGGCGGTGGTTCCGTGCGGTTCTACCTGCTGCTGCATGATCTGCGCCAGTTGCAGATCCAGGGTGCCATGACCATACGCATCTCGACCGATGCCCCCAAACCTTCAGGCGATCAGCCCCCCTCGGGCTCCGCCAACAAACCGGCAGGGGCACAGCCCGAACATGCCTATCTGGTTCTGACCGCCACCTCGGACCCGGCTCTGACCACCATTCAGGCCGAGGTACGCCGTCTGCTGCATCTCGACCCCCACGCCGAAGAGGCCGAAATCGTTTACGGCCCCTATCCCAAGGTGCCAGGACAGATCGCCATCCTCACACGCTCCATGTTCGCCATGCTGTCGCAGATCGCCTATGAGATGGACGTGCCGGAGGAAGATGTGAGAGCCAGACGCACCCTGCCCACCATCAGCCCGGTCGGTATCGAGACACGCCCCGATGTGGTGATCCATTCCGGCAAATCCGCGCCTGAGCATAATTACGACGAGGTGCACTATCGGGACCGCTGGTATTGGATCAGCGATGACGATTTCCGCAGCAAGCTGAGCTTCACCATGATGCAGATCCTTGCCGCGCTTGCCGCCACCAGTCATTCGCCCGGTGCGGTCATCACCATTCCTGCGGGTTAGGCCGGGTGTATGGGGGGGCCTGAAGCATCGTCACGGCGCCCGGCTATGATCGGGCCCAGCCACCGCCCAAGGCCCGGTAGAGCCGCGCCATTGAGGCCGAGACATCGGCCCGCGCATCCGAAAGGGCACTCCGGCTCTCAAGCAGCCCGTTCTGCGTCGTCAGAACATTGAGAAAATCACCGGCCCCCTGAGCATACTGCAACTGCGCCACCCGCACGGCGGTCTCACTTTCAGTGACCGCCTCAGCCAGTCGATCGTGGCGCTCCTGAGCTGTGCCCAGATCGGTCATGGCATCATCAACCTCCTCCCAGGCGTGGAGAACCGTTCTTTGGAGCACGATGGCCGCTTCTTTCTGCTGAAGCCTGCGCAAGGCAAGTTGCCCCGCAAGCTTCCCGCCCTCGAACAGCGGAATGGTCATGGTCGGCCCAAACCCGTATTGCCGCGACGCCCAGGATCCGAGACCGCTGAACTGAAGCGCCTGCACATCCAGACTGCCGGACAACGTGATACGAGGAAAGAAATCGGCCACAGCAACCCCGATCGTGGCCGTCGCTGCATGCAGACGCGCCTGGGCTGCCCGTATATCCGGGCGTCTCTCGGCAAGCTGCGAGGGCAATCCAACCGGAATGGTTTTAGGGAGCGGTGGAATATTGCCCGTACCTGCAAGACGCTGTGACAGGGTCCCCGGTTCGCGTGCCATCAAAAAGGCAAGGGCGTTGAGAAGATGGACTTCCTCACGGCGCAGGTGCGGCAAACGGGCCTCAAAACCGTGCAACTGGCCACGCGCGTAGGCGAGGTCAAGTTTCGTCGCCGTGCCTTGGGTCACACGCAAGACAGTCAGCTCGACACTGTGCCGGGCAATATCAAGGCTCTGTCGGGTGATCTCGGTTTGAGCCTGTACATTGCGCAGGGCGATATAGTCCTGCGCAGTTTCCGCCATAAGCGAAACTTGTGTATCGCGCTGCATCTCCTGGACGGCCTGCATCGAAGCTGTCGCAGCCTCGACCTGACGGCGCACATGCCCCCACAGATCAACCTCCCATGACGCACCAAGGCCATATTGGGGCAGATTGAAAGAAGGATTACCTTTCGGTCCGGCTGCCGCAGCAGGGCCAAATCCTTGCGTTCCATCTGCGATTCGTGCCGGGTCACTGTCCGCCTCTGTTCCAAGCAGACTCAGGATACCATTCGTGCTGGCGCGTTCGCGGGCATAAGAAGCGGCACCCTGCAGGTGGGGCAGGCGCGCAGCGGCTGCGATCCTGCGTTCGGCACGGCTCTGTTCGTAGTGAAGCGCTGCCTCCCTGAGATCGAGATTAGCCGTCAGCACATCCTGCACGAGCGCTGAGAGAACGGGGTCCTGATACAGTTTCCACCATTGCGTCTCGACCGGCAGGGTCTCATCCGGATGGCTCCTGCGCGGTGTCACGCTTTCATGCCAGTGGGACGCCGCCACCGGGTCACGTTTCTTGAAATCCGGACCGACCGAACAGCCCCCGAGGATCAGAAAAAGACTTGGCGCCACCGTGCGGGACAAATGTCTCATTTTCATCACTCCCAGACGAAGCGCGCGTCGGTGCCATGAGCGCCGTCTCGCGGCGAGGCCGTGTCGATCATTGCTTCCACGGACATGCCGACACGAACACGCCGTGCCAGAGGCTGCCCATCATCAAAAACCAGCTTTACCGGGACACGCTGCACCACCTTTGTAAAGTTCCCGGTCGCGTTGTCCGGCTGGATCACGGCGAAGGCGACATTTGTCGCCGGTGCCACGCTATCGACATGGGCATGAAGCACTGCGTCGGGAAAGCTATCGACCCGAATCTCGGCTTTCTGCCCGGTCTGCACGCGGGCCATCTGCGTTTCCTGAAAATTGGCAATTACGTAGGCCTGACGAACCGGTACGACAGCCAGAAGCCCGGTACCGGGGTGGACATACATCCCGACACGCACGTCGCGCGACCCGACAACCCCATCGACCGGGGCCGTGATGGTGCAATAGGACAAATCAAGCTCAGCCTGCCGCACAAGGCTTTGCGTCTGGATCAGAACACCCTGCGCACGCTCACTTTCTGCGACGAGTACGGCGAGCCCGGCGCGATCAGCATTCACAGCCGCCTTGTCACGGGCCAGCCGCGCAACAGCCTCGCGCTGACGGTCCTCGGCCCCCTGCTGCTGCTCGATCGTACTCGCTCCCCCTGCTGAAAGCGCGCGGTAGCGGACCGCATTCTGCCGTGCGAAAAGCAGGGCGGCCTCATCGGCCTCGATCGTGGAAAGCGCCGCGTCGATCAGGGCCGTCTGGCGCTGCTGTGCTGCTGCGAGATTGGCGATATCGGCCTGCGCGGCACGGTGCTTGCCCCGAGCGGTATCGAGGGCCGTACGATAATCATCGTCTTCAATATGCGCCAGAACATCGCCTGCCCGCACCTTCTGATTGTCCGCAACAGGCACGCTGTCTATCCGCCCGGCGACCTTGGGCGCCACCCGCGTGAAATCGGCGGTGATATACGCATCATTGGTCGATTGATGACGCCCGTCGCCGACGAAGAAGCGATCTGCGCTCCAGGCGAGACCGGTCAGGACAAGCGCAGTGCATCCCGCAAACAGGAGCGGTTTCTTGTAAGCCATGAGGAGATTTCCGTTACTGTATTGCGAGAGGGGCGTTTTCGGCCTGCCGTGCAGATGCGGCGGGCTGCGCGGACGTAGGACTGGAGGGTGCTTTCCCGGGGGGATAGACGCGACCGGGAAGCACGGCTGTCAGCACCACGAAAACGGCACAGATCACGACCACCACGAGCAGGATATCGACCAGGGAGAGCACCAGCGCTTGCGCTGACAGCATTTCATGCAAGCTGTGCAGCGCATCGGCCCCGTCGAAGCCTTGCGCCATATGGGGATGATCCAGCAGCATGGTCGAGTGATACTGCTCGCGGCGACGCAGCAGGGTCGAGAACAGGGCAAATGCAAGGGCATTGGCCATACCCTTGAGCATGTTGACCATGCCCGAAATAAAGGGTCCGTCGCTCGGTCCGAGCGCCAGAGTGGCCAGCATCAGAACCGGAATGACCACCATCGGCTGTCCGAAAATCTGAAGGGCCTGAATAAGATAGAAATTGTCGCGCACCCATTCGGATGTCAGGCCCAGACCGAGCCAGGAAGAAAATCCGAGAAGCGCCATGCCGATCCCAAGCACCCACCGGCAATCGACCCGACGCATGTTGCACAGCGCAGCAACCAGCGGCAGCACAACAAGCTGGGGCAGAGCCACGGTCAGCGAGACTGGAGCGGCCTGAATGGGGCGATATCCTTTGATCTCCTCAAGAAATGTCGTTGTGACTTCATTCATCAGGGCACAGACGATCAGTACCGCCACAAGTGACAGCAGGGACATCGTGATATTGCGGCTCTTCCAGTATTGCAGCCTGAAGAACGGGCTATGGTGATGCCATTCATGGATCAGGAATCCGACGAAGAACGCCCCCCCCCAGAATGTCAGATGGGTGATGAGAGGTGAGCGGAACCAGTCGAGCCGGTCCCCCTGATAGAGAACCGTTACGACGCACAGGATGGAGGGCGCGCCGATCAGGAAACCGCGCCAGTTGAAGCTGCGGAAACGCGAAAGCTGGACGGGGTCCTGTGGCAACCCCCAGGCGATCATGGCAAGCGCGACCGCACCAAGTGGCAGCACCTCCCAATAGAGCCAGTGCCAGCCAAACCGCTCAAAAAGCAGAGCTTCGAAAGGCATACCCAGATTAGGGCCAAAGGTCGCACTCATGGCGTATCCCCCGATGCCAAAGACCTTGAGCGGCGGTGGGAGATATTTGAGCATGACGGTCATGAGGATAGGCGGAAGACACCCGGCGCTCAGCCCCTGCATGGCACGAAGAATATTGATCGGGACCATATCGGTCATGAACGGCAACGGCAGGGACAACAGGGCCAGCGCTGCCGTCATGAATAGCGCAAAGCGGTAGATCGAGAATGTTATGTAGAACCACGGCGTAAAGGCCATTGCCGCAATATTGAAGGCCTCGTAGATCGAGATGAACCATGCGCCTTCGTCGTGACCCAGATGCATGGCGCCGCGAAGATCGGACAGGCCAATCTCTGTCACATGTTCATTGAACCCTGCGACATGCACGGCAAGCAACATCCCCAGACATCCAATGATCGTTCTGAACCCGAAGGGGGGCGTGACAGCAGGAGATGGCAGAACCATTGCGGTCTGTCTCATGGGTGCGATCATGGGGCGACATCCTTTTCCGCCCGCTCTCTAGCCTCGCCCTCTGGCCTCAATAACCCTTAAACCGAGTAAAAAATCCTTCCAGTTAGCGTAAGGGTCAGGCAGATCCCTTTCAGTCTATGCAACCCCTGGAGGGCTAGATCTCATGACCAGAAACCTGCCAGCCAAGCGCGGTTATTCGCTCGATCATCTCCGTTGGCTCCAGGTTTTGCTTGAAGAGGAGAGCGTTACGCGCGCCGCCAGAAGGCTCAGGGTGAGCGAAGCCGCCGCAAGCCGCCATCTCGCCTCACTGCGCACCCTGTTCGGAGATCCCCTGCTGGTACTCTCTGGCAGGCAACTGGTTCCGACACCCTTCGCCGCCGATCTTCTGGGCAGAGTGCAGACAGTTCTCGCCGAGGCAGAGGCGCTTGTCAGCGCACGCGCCCAATTGGATCTGTCGCAGATCGCGCCGCATTTCACGATCCGTGCACGTGACCTTTTCATTGGGGCCTTTGGTAGCGCCATCGCCGAGAAGCTCAGGGAGTCCTGCCCGCGCTGCCAGCTCGTTTTCTCACCCGAGACGGAGGATTCAATCGGAGACGCGCTCAGGCGTGGCACGATCGACCTTTATATCGGTGCCACCGAAGACCTGCTGCCAGAAATCAAGAAGCAGACCTTGTTCCAGACCCGGTTCGAGGCCGTCGTCCGTGCGGGACACCCGATCCTCGATCAGGAAATTACACCACAGACGCTGGTCGCTTATGATCACATCAGCACCTCTCGCAAGGGGCGGGCTCACGGTCCGATTGATGCGGTTCTTGCGGAGAAATACGGTCTGGAAAGACGCATCGCTCTGGTGGTTCCCAGCGATTACGCCATGATCGAGACCATGCGTGAGACAAACATGATCCTGCCTTTGCCGGAAATCATCATCCGGCGCCTGCCGCTTGAAGCTATCGGGGCCCGAGCTTTCGCTTTTCCGTTTCCACTTCCCGATCTTGTCAGTTTTCAGGCGTGGCATCCGCGGCTGGACAACGACCCGGTTCACCGGTGGCTTCGCGAGACCATTCTCACAACAGTACAATCCGTGGTCAAAGCCCTGCGGAACAAGACGGAGT
The sequence above is drawn from the Asaia bogorensis NBRC 16594 genome and encodes:
- a CDS encoding glycosyltransferase family 9 protein, with the protein product MFRILVIKLGALGDFVQAFAPFAAIRTHWSEAEITLMTTTPFAPLAKASPWFDHVTVDARPRWSDLRGVMALRRTLRGHDLVIDLQTSGRSTRYQRLAGQKRWCGIAPDGTFFHDNPYRDAMHSVARQRDQLARLGVPELPCTDLEWLGRGGPDLLAPYAVIVPGAAPHRPAKRWPASHYAALAHELLASGLHVVMIGAASESGLAETIKAQVPAMLDLTGQTDLLSLGGIFARAALAVGNDTGPMHLAAAMGCRSLVLFSGESNPRLTAPVGCAPGQVRILAVDDLRRLDVSRVAACLNWGH
- the rbsK gene encoding ribokinase, encoding MSDNPSHILSFGSVNIDITARAERIPHPGETVHAASYAIGLGGKGANQAAAAARLGQGCGLNVFMAGRTGTDNFGAMARKLLTPFGVDLKALREDTAHPTGVALITVDEKAENIITVAGGANMALDSSDVAAHQSLIEQASVLLLQLEIPLALTIEIAETARRAGTLVIVDPAPTPADGLPEALWRALDIVTPNETETRLLTGIYPETQEDAARAARKLQALGATHALVKMGARGVYYLSGDREGFVPPYPVKAIDTVAAGDCFNAGLAAALTLGKPFDEAVHFAAACGALATTRLGAAESAPHWHDVTAMVENRPAT
- a CDS encoding tetratricopeptide repeat protein, translating into MKHAFGALAIGSGLWAGGALAYSPPQTLAHCLAPLPDTPDLVQETAQDWLHHGGGRSAHECLAQADLALGAYRDAATEFEGLAAPEAPAAIQGGKGQQGHGASVPAGPALPSHAATAQDGHGGDTGERAVFAEQAAAAWLLAGDGKAAERAARQALSHYSGPLGRRVLLARSLSMQGHFAETITALGALPGDGPAVPPAAPAVVKPDAVPDPYLVGAFVVRATAYRYLGQSAKAMADANRALALSPDDVEALLERGILNVRLRQYGQARQDWDRVITLAPDGHEAYLARQDEAVLDADPDQD
- a CDS encoding SDR family oxidoreductase → MPPHLVILGQGYSASAVVAPAKAKGWQVTGTKRAPEPDSTLLAFDAAGEALHEATHVLISAPPSEAGDPALLRYEDVLREAPHLRWIGYYSTTGVYGDRQGGSVDETTPVAPGQSRSRARVQAEQDWQALARDRQIACDIMRLGGIYGPGRSAFDTLRSGKARLVDAPGHLFSRIHRDDIAGATLAAMATASPASSRILNFVDDCPSPQADVFEEAARLSHHPLPPRVSLEAAWAELSPMARSFWSERRVVKSRLTQQHLGRSWLYPSYREGLAAIYASETP
- a CDS encoding efflux transporter outer membrane subunit codes for the protein MRHLSRTVAPSLFLILGGCSVGPDFKKRDPVAASHWHESVTPRRSHPDETLPVETQWWKLYQDPVLSALVQDVLTANLDLREAALHYEQSRAERRIAAAARLPHLQGAASYARERASTNGILSLLGTEADSDPARIADGTQGFGPAAAAGPKGNPSFNLPQYGLGASWEVDLWGHVRRQVEAATASMQAVQEMQRDTQVSLMAETAQDYIALRNVQAQTEITRQSLDIARHSVELTVLRVTQGTATKLDLAYARGQLHGFEARLPHLRREEVHLLNALAFLMAREPGTLSQRLAGTGNIPPLPKTIPVGLPSQLAERRPDIRAAQARLHAATATIGVAVADFFPRITLSGSLDVQALQFSGLGSWASRQYGFGPTMTIPLFEGGKLAGQLALRRLQQKEAAIVLQRTVLHAWEEVDDAMTDLGTAQERHDRLAEAVTESETAVRVAQLQYAQGAGDFLNVLTTQNGLLESRSALSDARADVSASMARLYRALGGGWARS
- a CDS encoding HlyD family secretion protein, whose amino-acid sequence is MAYKKPLLFAGCTALVLTGLAWSADRFFVGDGRHQSTNDAYITADFTRVAPKVAGRIDSVPVADNQKVRAGDVLAHIEDDDYRTALDTARGKHRAAQADIANLAAAQQRQTALIDAALSTIEADEAALLFARQNAVRYRALSAGGASTIEQQQGAEDRQREAVARLARDKAAVNADRAGLAVLVAESERAQGVLIQTQSLVRQAELDLSYCTITAPVDGVVGSRDVRVGMYVHPGTGLLAVVPVRQAYVIANFQETQMARVQTGQKAEIRVDSFPDAVLHAHVDSVAPATNVAFAVIQPDNATGNFTKVVQRVPVKLVFDDGQPLARRVRVGMSVEAMIDTASPRDGAHGTDARFVWE
- a CDS encoding MFS transporter: MIAPMRQTAMVLPSPAVTPPFGFRTIIGCLGMLLAVHVAGFNEHVTEIGLSDLRGAMHLGHDEGAWFISIYEAFNIAAMAFTPWFYITFSIYRFALFMTAALALLSLPLPFMTDMVPINILRAMQGLSAGCLPPILMTVMLKYLPPPLKVFGIGGYAMSATFGPNLGMPFEALLFERFGWHWLYWEVLPLGAVALAMIAWGLPQDPVQLSRFRSFNWRGFLIGAPSILCVVTVLYQGDRLDWFRSPLITHLTFWGGAFFVGFLIHEWHHHSPFFRLQYWKSRNITMSLLSLVAVLIVCALMNEVTTTFLEEIKGYRPIQAAPVSLTVALPQLVVLPLVAALCNMRRVDCRWVLGIGMALLGFSSWLGLGLTSEWVRDNFYLIQALQIFGQPMVVIPVLMLATLALGPSDGPFISGMVNMLKGMANALAFALFSTLLRRREQYHSTMLLDHPHMAQGFDGADALHSLHEMLSAQALVLSLVDILLVVVVICAVFVVLTAVLPGRVYPPGKAPSSPTSAQPAASARQAENAPLAIQ
- a CDS encoding LysR family transcriptional regulator, translating into MTRNLPAKRGYSLDHLRWLQVLLEEESVTRAARRLRVSEAAASRHLASLRTLFGDPLLVLSGRQLVPTPFAADLLGRVQTVLAEAEALVSARAQLDLSQIAPHFTIRARDLFIGAFGSAIAEKLRESCPRCQLVFSPETEDSIGDALRRGTIDLYIGATEDLLPEIKKQTLFQTRFEAVVRAGHPILDQEITPQTLVAYDHISTSRKGRAHGPIDAVLAEKYGLERRIALVVPSDYAMIETMRETNMILPLPEIIIRRLPLEAIGARAFAFPFPLPDLVSFQAWHPRLDNDPVHRWLRETILTTVQSVVKALRNKTESIQDNPNTLC